From one Meles meles chromosome 18, mMelMel3.1 paternal haplotype, whole genome shotgun sequence genomic stretch:
- the EVPL gene encoding envoplakin isoform X1, which translates to MFKGLSKGSQGKGSPKGSPAKGSPKGSPSKHSRAATEQLALLISRMQANADQVERDILETQKRLQQDRLHSEQSQALQHRQEVGRSLKEAEMLLKDLFLDVDKARRLKHPQAEEIEKDIKQLHERVTQECAEYRALYEKIVLPPDVGPRVDWARVLEQKQKQVCEGQYGPGMAELEQQIAEHNILQKEIEAYGQQLRNLIGQDAATIRSQYRDLLKAASWRGQSLGSLYTHLQACTRQLSALGQQQQSILRQDWSDLLADPEGVRREYEHFKQHELLRQEQSVNQLEDDGERMVELGHPAVGPIQTHQEALKVEWQNFLNLCICQESQLQHVEAYRRFQEEADSVSQTLEKVNSSLDTQYSPAPGAPPGAPTELLQQLEAEKKQLAVAEKTIKDLQRRSQQVAPLQQRRNPPQQPLHVDSICDWDSGEVQLLRGERYLLMDNTDQHTWVIQGPGGETKRAPAACFCIPAPDPEAVTRASKLASELQALKQRLDTVQSHLAASVTQPLQTGQQAPTGSAPADPQAQKLLMQMTRLDGDLKQIEKRVLAWARAPLSRAAPPQDLEGRIQSHQDTAQRLQGLGAEKEAVQRECEAFLSAQPVGPSALHLPVVLNSVKNKYNDVQVLCNLYGEKARAALGLERQIQDADRVIRGFETTVAQEAPIPAGPGALQDRVSELQRLRRELLERQACVLGLHRELKATEHACGALQNNFHEFCQDLPRQQRQARALTDRYHAVGDQLDLREKMLQDVGLTYQQFKNCRDNLSFWLEHLPRAQVQPGEGPSQIAYKLQAQKRLQQEIQGREQDRATVSRLSQDLQSALQDYELQAETYRCSLETAEAGSAPKRARVTPLEESIQAQEKSLTKAYTELVAAHQQQLHQLEFARKMLEKKELSEDVQVPHGAQQGSAGPAQAGRESEALKSQLEEERQRVARLQQQLGEQRDQLLQLRTQRPVERLEEKEVVEFYRDPQLESSLSTLRSQLEDEGKQRAGLQADLEAVAQKVVQLESKRKAMQPHLLTKEVTQIERDPGLESQAAQLSGEIQHLRGENAAVSARLEALKKELLALEQKAPNVKEKVVVKEVVKVEKDLETLKAAQALRRQVEEDAGRRKAAAEAAAKLQARIGELERAIGAVEPKVIVKEVKTVERDPGLLEEASRLRRLLEEARSRDTALVRELEDLRAKCSALEKQKPTVRLQERVHETFQVAPETQRERARLRAQLQETAGRRSRAEQEVEGLLPDLAALRARKPTVEYKEVTREVVKHERSPEVLREIDRLKAQLNELVNGSGRAREQLIRLQGERDEWRRERSKVETKTVNKEVVRHEKDPVLEKEAERLRQEVREAAQKRRAAEDAVHELQNRYLLLERRRPEEKVVVQEVVVTQKDPKLREDHSRLSRSLDEEAGRRRQLEREEQQLRAAVRERESLLSFREDRSKKLAAERALRQLTLRIQELEKRPPVVQQKIIMEEVVKLEKDPALEKSAEALRRDLDQEKTQVTELRRECKNLQVQIDVLQTTKSQEKTIYKEVIRVEKDRVLEGERSRAWEALNRERAARQSREEDVRHLRERLDRAEALGRTWAREEAELHKARDQADQERRQLQQELRELERQKQQKVLRLQEEAELLNQKTEKERQKAAQQGQELSQLEAAILCEKDQIYEKERTLRDLHAKVSREELNQETQTRETNLSTKISILEPETGKDMSPYEAYKRGVIDRGQYLQLQELECDWEEVTTSGPCGEESVLLDRKSGKQYSIEAALRCRRISKEEYHLYKDGHLPISEFALLVAGETKPCSSLSIGSIISKSPLASPARQGPGFFSPSVSLGLADDSFPIAGIYDTTTDNKCSIKTAVAKNMLDPITGQKLLEAQAATGGIVDLLSRERYSVHKAMERGLIENSSTQRLLNAQKAFTGIEDPVTKKRLSVGEAIQKGWMPQESALPHLQAQHLTGGLIDPKRTGRIPVPQAVLSGMISEELAQLLQEEASYEKDLTDPISKERISYKEAMGRCRRDPLSGLLLLPATLEGYHCYRPASPQLLRCRR; encoded by the exons ATGTTCAAGGGTCTGAGCAAAGGCTCCCAGGGGAAGGGGTCCCCTAAGGGCTCCCCGGCCAAGGGCTCCCCCAAGGGCTCTCCCAGCAAGCACAGCCG GGCTGCCACCGAGCAGTTGGCCTTGCTCATCTCCCGCATGCAGGCCAACGCTGACCAGGTGGAGCGGGACATCCTGGAGACCCAGAAGAGACTGCAGCAG GACCGGCTGCACAGTGAGCAGAGCCAGGCCCTGCAGCACCGGCAGGAGGTGGGCCGCAGCCTGAAGGAGGCCGAGATGCTGCTGAAGGACCTCTTCCTGGATGTGGACAAAGCCCGGCGCCTCAAGCACCCGCAGGCCGAGGAGATCGAGAAGGA CATCAAGCAGCTGCACGAGCGGGTGACCCAGGAGTGTGCCGAGTACCGTGCCCTGTACGAGAAGATAGTGCTACCGCCCGACGTGGGGCCCAGGGTGGACTGGGCGCGCGTGCTGGAGCAGAAACAG AAGCAGGTCTGCGAGGGCCAGTACGGGCCGGGCATGGCGGAGCTGGAGCAGCAGATCGCCGAGCACAACATCCTGCAGAAGGAGATCGAGGCCTACGGGCAGCAGCTCCGGAACCTCATTGG GCAGGACGCAGCTACCATCAGGAGCCAATACCGGGACCTCCtg AAGGCGGCCTCGTGGCGCGGGCAGAGCCTGGGCAGCCTGTACACGCACCTGCAGGCCTGCACGCGCCAGCTGAGCGCCCTGGGCCAGCAGCAGCAGAGCATCCTGCGGCAGGACTGGAGCGACCTCCTGGCCGACCCCGAGGGCGTGCGGCGGGAGTATGAG CACTTCAAGCAGCACGAGCTGCTGAGGCAGGAACAGAGCGTGAACCAGCTGGAGGACGACGGAGAGCGCATGGTGGAGCTGGGCCACCCGGCCGTGGGGCCCATCCAG ACCCACCAGGAGGCCCTGAAGGTGGAGTGGCAGAACTTTCTGAACCTGTGCATCTGTCAGGAGAGCCAGCTGCAGCACGTGGAAGCCTACCGCCGG TTCCAGGAAGAGGCCGACTCCGTCAGCCAAACCCTGGAAAAGGTGAACTCCAGCCTGGACACCCAGTACAGCCCAGCCCCTGGAGCGCCCCCTGGTGCCCCCACAGAGCTGCTGCAGCAGCTGGAG GCAGAGAAGAAGCAGCTGGCCGTCGCGGAGAAGACCATTAAGGACCTGCAGCGGCGGAGCCAGCAGGTGGCGCCTCTGCAGCAGCGCAGGAACCCGCCGCAGCAGCCCCTGCATGTGGACAGCATCTGCGACTGGGACTCAGGAGAA GTGCAGCTGCTGCGGGGCGAGCGGTATTTGCTGATGGACAACACTGACCAGCACACCTGGGTCATTCAGGGCCCAGGTGGGGAGACCAAACGCGCCCCAGCCGCCTGCTTCTGCATCCCGGCTCCGGACCCTGAAGCCGTGACCAGAGCCTCCAA GTTGGCCTCGGAGCTGCAGGCCTTGAAGCAGAGACTGGACACAGTCCAGAGCCACCTGGCGGCCAGTGTTACGCAGCCCTTACAGACCGGCCAGCAGG CTCCCACTGGCTCGGCCCCAGCAGACCCTCAGGCCCAGAAGCTCCTGATGCAGATGACCCGGCTAGATGGAGACCTGAAGCAGATAGAGAAGCGGGTGCTGGCCTGGGCCCGAGCCCCGCTGAGCCGCGCAGCACCACCGCAGGACCTGGAGGGCCGCATCCAAAGCCACCAG gacaCAGCCCAGCGGCTGCAGGGCCTGGGAGCGGAGAAGGAGGCCGTTCAGCGTGAGTGTGAGGCGTTTCTGTCCGCCCAGCCCGTGGGCCCCTCTGCCCTGCACCTGCCCGTGGTCCTCAACAGCGTCAAGAACAAGTACAACGACGTGCAGGTTCTCTGCAACCTCTACGGGGAGAA AGCCAGAGCTGCCCTGGGGCTGGAGCGCCAGATCCAGGACGCGGACAGGGTCATCCGAGGCTTCGAGACCACCGTGGCGCAGGAGGCCCCCATCCCCGCCGGCCCGGGCGCCCTGCAGGACAGGGTCAGCGAGCTGCAG CGCCTGCGGAGGGAGCTGCTGGAACGGCAGGCCTGCGTGCTGGGGCTGCACCGGGAGCTGAAGGCCACTGAGCACGCGTGCGGCGCCCTGCAGAACAACTTCCATGAGTTCTGCCAAGACCTGCCTCGCCAGCAGCGCCAGGCGCGGGCCCTCACCGACCGCTACCACGCTGTGGGGGACCAGCTGGACCTGCG GGAGAAGATGCTGCAGGACGTCGGCCTCACCTACCAGCAGTTCAAGAACTGCAGGGACAACCTGAGCTTCTGGCTGGAGCACCTGCCCCGCGCCCAGGTGCAGCCCGGCGAGGGGCCCAGCCAGATCGCCTACAAGCTGCAGGCGCAGAAG AGGCTACAACAGGAGATCCAGGGCCGAGAGCAGGACAGGGCCACGGTGTCCCGCCTCTCCCAGGACCTGCAGTCAGCTCTCCAG gACTATGAGTTGCAGGCAGAAACCTACCGCTGCTCCCTGGAGACCGCCGAGGCAGGGTCGGCTCCCAAGAGAGCCCGCGTGACTCCCCTGGAGGAGAGCATCCAGGCGCAG GAGAAGAGCCTGACAAAGGCCTACACGGAGCTCGTGGCTGCCCACCAGCAGCAGCTGCACCAGCTGGAGTTTGCCAGAAAGATGCTGGAGAAG AAGGAGCTCAGTGAGGATGTCCAGGTGCCCCACGGCGCACAGCAGGGGTCTGCGGGCCCAGCCCAAGCAGGGCGGGAGTCAGAGGCCCTGAAGTcgcagctggaggaggagaggcagcgGGTGGCCCGGCTgcagcagcagctgggggagcagagggaccaGCTGCTGCAGCTGAGGACACAGCGGCCCGTGGAGAGGCTGGAAGAGAAGGAGGTGGTGGAGTTCTACCGGGACCCCCAGCTGGAGAGCAGCCTGTCCACGCTGAGGTCCCAGCTGGAGGACGAAGGCAAGCAGCGGGCCGGCCTGCAGGCAGACCTGGAGGCGGTGGCCCAGAAGGTCGTCCAGCTGGAGAGCAAGAGGAAGGCCATGCAGCCTCACCTGCTGACCAAGGAGGTCACCCAGATCGAGAGGGACCCCGGCCTGGAGAGCCAGGCGGCCCAGCTCAGCGGCGAGATCCAGCACCTGCGCGGGGAGAACGCCGCCGTCTCGGCCCGGCTAGAGGCGCTGAAGAAGGAGCTGCTGGCCCTGGAGCAGAAGGCGCCGAACGTGAAGGAGAAGGTCGTGGTGAAGGAAGTGGTCAAGGTGGAGAAGGACCTGGAAACGCTCAAGGCAGCCCAGGCCCTGAGGCGGCAGGTGGAGGAGGACGCGGGGCGGAGGAAGGCGGCGGCCGAGGCGGCGGCCAAGCTGCAGGCTCGCATCGGGGAGCTAGAGCGCGCGATCGGCGCGGTGGAGCCCAAGGTGATCGTGAAGGAGGTGAAGACGGTGGAGCGGGACCCGGGCCTTCTCGAAGAGGCGTCCAGGCTGAGGCGCCTCCTGGAGGAGGCCAGGAGCAGGGACACGGCGCTGGTGCGGGAGCTGGAGGACCTGCGCGCCAAGTGCAGCGCGTTGGAGAAGCAGAAGCCCACGGTGCGGCTCCAGGAGCGCGTGCACGAGACCTTCCAGGTGGCCCCCGAGACGCAGCGGGAGAGGGCGCGGCTCCGGGCGCAGCTGCAGGAGACCGCGGGCAGGAGGAGCCGCGCCGAGCAGGAGGTGGAGGGGCTGCTGCCCGACCTGGCCGCGCTCCGGGCCCGGAAGCCCACGGTGGAGTACAAGGAGGTGACCCGGGAGGTGGTGAAGCACGAGAGGAGCCCCGAGGTGCTGCGGGAGATCGACCGCCTGAAGGCCCAGCTCAACGAGCTCGTCAACGGCAGCGGGCGGGCGCGGGAGCAGCTCATCCGGCTGCAGGGGGAGCGCGACGAGTGGCGGCGGGAGCGGTCCAAGGTGGAGACCAAGACGGTGAACAAGGAGGTGGTGCGCCACGAGAAGGACCCGGTCCTGGAGAAGGAGGCCGAGCGGCTGCGCCAGGAGGTGCGGGAAGCCGCCCAGAAGCGGCGGGCCGCGGAGGACGCCGTCCACGAGCTGCAGAACAGGTACCTGCTGCTGGAGAGGAGGCGGCCCGAGGAGAAGGTGGTGGTGCAGGAGGTGGTGGTCACCCAGAAGGACCCCAAGCTCCGCGAGGACCACAGCCGGCTGAGCCGCAGCCTGGACGAGGAGGCCGGCCGGCGGCGGCAGCTGGAGCGCGAGGAGCAGCAGCTGCGGGCCGCCGTGCGGGAGCGGGAGAGCCTGCTCAGCTTCCGCGAGGACCGGAGCAAGAAGCTGGCCGCCGAGAGGGCGCTGCGGCAGCTGACCCTGAGGATCCAGGAGCTGGAGAAGCGGCCTCCCGTGGTGCAACAGAAGATCATCATGGAGGAGGTGGTCAAGCTGGAGAAGGACCCGGCTCTGGAGAAGTCCGCCGAGGCCCTGCGGCGGGACCTGGACCAGGAGAAGACGCAGGTGACAGAGCTGCGCCGGGAGTGCAAGAACCTGCAGGTCCAGATCGATGTCCTCCAGACCACCAAGTCGCAAGAGAAGACCATCTACAAGGAGGTGATCAGGGTGGAGAAGGACCGGGTGCTGGAGGGCGAGCGGTCCCGGGCATGGGAGGCGCTCAACAGGGAGCGCGCGGCCCGGCAGAGCCGGGAGGAGGACGTGCGGCACCTCCGGGAGCGGCTGGACCGGGCGGAGGCGCTGGGGCGGACCTGGGCCCGGGAGGAGGCCGAGCTCCACAAGGCCCGGGACCAGGCGGACCAGGAGCGCCGGCAGCTGCAGCAGGAGCTGCGGGAgctggagaggcagaagcagcagaaagtgCTGCGGCTGCAGGAGGAGGCGGAGCTGCTGAACCAGAAGACGGAGAAGGAGCGCCAGAAGGCCGCCCAGCAGGGCCAGGAGCTCTCGCAGCTCGAGGCGGCCATCCTCTGCGAGAAGGACCAGATCTACGAGAAGGAGAGGACCCTCCGGGACCTCCATGCCAAGGTGAGCAGGGAGGAGCTCAACCAGGAGACCCAGACGCGAGAGACCAACCTTTCCACCAAGATCTCCATCCTTGAACCCGAGACCGGCAAGGACATGTCCCCGTACGAGGCCTACAAGAGGGGCGTCATCGACCGAGGCCAGTACCTCCAGCTCCAGGAGCTCGAGTGCGACTGGGAGGAGGTCACCACCTCGGGCCCCTGTGGCGAGGAGTCCGTGCTCCTGGACCGCAAGAGCGGGAAGCAATACTCCATCGAGGCCGCCCTGCGCTGCCGGCGCATCTCCAAGGAGGAGTACCATCTCTACAAGGACGGCCACCTCCCCATCTCCGAGTTCGCGCTGCTCGTGGCTGGGGAGACTAAGCCCTGCTCCTCGCTCTCCATTGGCTCCATCATCTCCAAGTCCCCGCTTGCCTCCCCAGCCCGCCAGGGCCCCGGCTTCTTCTCTCCCAGCGTCTCTCTCGGGCTCGCCGATGACAGCTTCCCCATCGCCGGCATCTATGACACAACCACAGACAACAAATGCTCCATCAAGACGGCCGTGGCCAAGAACATGCTGGACCCCATCACCGGGCAGAAGCTGCTGGAGGCCCAGGCGGCCACCGGGGGCATCGTGGACCTCCTCAGCCGGGAGCGCTACTCCGTGCACAAGGCTATGGAGAGGGGGCTGATCGAGAACTCCTCGACGCAGAGGCTGCTCAACGCCCAGAAGGCCTTCACTGGCATCGAGGATCCTGTCACCAAGAAGAGGCTGTCGGTGGGCGAGGCCATCCAGAAGGGCTGGATGCCGCAGGAGAGCGCGCTCCCGCACCTGCAGGCACAACACCTGACCGGGGGCCTCATCGACCCCAAGAGGACCGGCCGCATCCCTGTCCCCCAGGCCGTGCTCTCCGGAATGATCAGCGAAGAGCTGGCCCAGCTCCTGCAGGAGGAGGCCAGCTACGAGAAGGATTTGACAGACCCCATCTCCAAGGAGCGCATCAGCTACAAGGAGGCCATGGGGCGCTGCCGGAGAGACCCCCTGAGCGGCCTGCTGCTGCTCCCCGCCACGCTGGAGGGGTACCACTGCTACCGCCCCGCCTCGCCCCAGCTGCTGCGCTGCCGGCGCTAA